One region of Corvus moneduloides isolate bCorMon1 chromosome 1, bCorMon1.pri, whole genome shotgun sequence genomic DNA includes:
- the FIGNL1 gene encoding fidgetin-like protein 1: MEAPTPSAVHLSDWQQSYFAVTSGTCTPRQKADGYRAKILRIQYAWANSEISQVCAANLFKKYAEKYSAIIDSGNAETGLNNYAENILTLAKCQQSDSDKWQSALTTDNVFELKCVQERMQAGKFFQSSQMAPTDACVRADKGVSASPAPALPKLDVFGSTRETELSAGSAKCASQGPDLLEHPSSSKSLQSSVPPVTKTSDTLPAASASLSKQVHPGFQATPLFGSKEATNSSSLKMSGNYCGAQNLSLFNQSAVPAWSANSGKRKAFYGLADEGSTAVPSLAPCQASLSTETSGFSGQRNRNEEGSAPGFKTAKEQLWVDQQKKSQNQRVPVSSYGGVKKSLGAGRSRGPFGKFVPPVPKQDGSENGGAQCKPHVGVSTGPSLPVDERLKNIEPKMVELIMHEIMDHGPPVSWDDIAGVEFAKATIKEIVVWPMLRPDIFTGLRGPPKGILLFGPPGTGKTLIGKCIACQSGATFFSISASSLTSKWVGEGEKMVRALFAVARCQQPAVIFIDEIDSLLSQRGEGEHESSRRIKTEFLVQLDGATTSSEDRILVVGATNRPQEIDEAARRRLVKRLYIPLPEASARKQIVTRLMAKERCSLNEEEIELIVQKSDGFSGADMTQLCREASLGPIRSLQSMDIATIMPDQVRPISFLDFDSALRSVRPSVSPKDLELYETWNQTFGCGR, encoded by the coding sequence ATGGAGGCCCCCACCCCCAGCGCAGTGCACCTGAGTGACTGGCAGCAAAGTTACTTTGCTGTCACCTCTGGCACCTGCACACCCAGGCAGAAGGCAGATGGATACCGTGCCAAGATCCTGCGCATTCAGTATGCATGGGCAAACTCCGAGATCTCCCAGGTCTGTGCTGCCAACCTGTTTAAGAAGTACGCAGAGAAATACTCTGCGATTATTGACTCTGGCAACGCAGAGACTGGCTTGAATAACtatgcagaaaacattttgacTTTGGCAAAATGTCAGCAAAGTGACAGTGACAAGTGGCAATCTGCCTTGACAACAGATAATGTATTTGAGTTAAAGTGTGTGCAAGAGAGGATGCAGGCTGGCAAATTTTTCCAGAGCTCTCAGATGGCACCAACAGATGCCTGTGTGCGAGCTGATAAAGGGGTCAGtgcctcccctgctccagctcttcctaAACTTGATGTCTTCGGCAGTACCAGGGAGACTGAGCTCAGTGCTGGCTCAGCAAAATGTGCAAGTCAGGGACCAGATCTTCTTGAGCATCCCTCATCTTCAAAGTCCCTTCAAAGCAGTGTGCCTCCTGTGACCAAAACTTCAGACACGCTTCCTGCCGCTTCAGCCTCCTTAAGCAAACAGGTTCATCCAGGTTTCCAGGCAACTCCGCTCTTTGGAAGTAAAGAAGCCACTAACAGTAGTTCTTTGAAAATGTCAGGTAACTATTGTGGCGCACAAAATTTGTCTCTTTTCAACCAGTCAGCTGTACCTGCCTGGTCTGCAaattctgggaaaagaaaagcattctATGGTCTGGCTGATGAAGGCAGCACAGCTGTTCCTAGCCTTGCTCCATGTCAGGCTTCCCTTTCTACAGAAACCAGTGGTTTTTCAGggcaaagaaacagaaatgaagaggGCAGTGCTCCTGGGTTTAAAACTGCAAAGGAACAGCTGTGGGTGGATCAGCAAAAGAAATCTCAAAACCAGCGTGTACCAGTCTCATCATATGGAGGTGTGAAAAAATCCCTGGGTGCAGGCAGGTCTCGGGGTCCGTTCGGCAAGTTTGTGCCTCCAGTTCCGAAACAAGATGGAAGTGAAAATGGAGGAGCACAGTGTAAACCTCATGTAGGGGTATCAACAGGTCCATCACTGCCTGTGGATGAACGGCTGAAAAACATAGAACCAAAGATGGTTGAACTCATCATGCATGAGATCATGGATCATGGGCCTCCGGTCAGCTGGGATGACATTGCTGGAGTTGAGTTTGCCAAAGCTACGATAAAAGAAATAGTGGTGTGGCCCATGCTGAGGCCAGACATCTTCACCGGCCTGCGTGGTCCTCCCAAAGGAATTCTTCTCTTTGGCCCCCCTGGGACTGGCAAGACCCTCATAGGCAAGTGCATTGCATGCCAGTCTGGAGCAACGTTTTTTAGCATCAGTGCCTCCTCTCTGACTTCCAAATGGGTGGGTGAGGGGGAGAAGATGGTCCGTGCGCTGTTCGCTGTGGCGCGGTGTCAGCAGCCAGCAGTGATTTTCATCGATGAGATCGATTCCCTGTTGTCCCAGCGTGGAGAGGGGGAGCATGAGTCGTCAAGGagaataaaaactgaatttctggTGCAGTTAGATGGGGCAACAACCTCCTCTGAAGATCGTATCCTTGTGGTTGGAGCAACAAATCGACCCCAGGAAATTGATGAAGCTGCCCGAAGGAGACTGGTGAAGAGACTGTACATCCCTCTCCCAGAAGCCTCTGCCAGGAAGCAGATTGTCACCCGGCTGATGGCAAAGGAGCGCTGCTCTCTAAATGAAGAGGAAATCGAACTCATAGTCCAGAAATCCGATGGGTTTTCTGGGGCAGACATGACACAGCTCTGTCGGGAAGCTTCTCTGGGCCCTATCCGCAGTCTGCAGTCCATGGACATTGCAACCATCATGCCGGACCAGGTACGGCCCATCTCTTTCCTGGACTTTGACAGTGCCCTGAGATCGGTGCGGCCCAGCGTGTCCCCCAAAGACCTGGAGCTCTATGAAACCTGGAACCAGACATTTGGCTGTGGTAGATGA